From the Priestia aryabhattai genome, one window contains:
- a CDS encoding MarR family winged helix-turn-helix transcriptional regulator → MESLEEIFGIPTVRTSKRLSRAVAARLRPFGITPEQWTVLKRVSEAEYSTQKQLAERADKDQATLTKILDLLEKQNWIQRIRNPEDRRSFFIQITEDGLDLKTEVVPAVEQLFFELTSELNEQQVKIYTDTLQKLEYRAEQLLQDSEDIR, encoded by the coding sequence ATGGAATCGTTAGAAGAAATATTCGGCATTCCCACAGTTCGTACAAGTAAGCGCTTAAGCAGAGCAGTTGCCGCACGCTTGCGCCCTTTTGGGATTACGCCAGAACAGTGGACCGTTTTAAAACGCGTATCAGAAGCTGAATATAGTACGCAGAAACAATTAGCTGAGCGAGCAGATAAAGATCAAGCGACGCTGACTAAAATTTTAGATTTACTAGAAAAACAAAATTGGATTCAGCGTATCAGAAATCCAGAAGATCGCCGCTCGTTTTTTATTCAAATAACTGAAGATGGCTTGGACTTAAAAACAGAAGTGGTGCCTGCTGTAGAACAATTATTTTTCGAATTAACGTCCGAATTAAACGAGCAGCAGGTAAAGATTTATACCGACACTTTACAAAAACTTGAATACCGCGCTGAACAACTACTTCAAGACTCAGAAGACATACGTTAA
- a CDS encoding HAD family hydrolase, with the protein MIKAVFFDLDDTLLWDQKSVKEAFVATCTYASEKYNLKPEELEEAVRKEARELYTSYETYEFTQMIGINPFEGLWGNFLDDHDEFRKMKDIVPTYRKEAWTRGLRALGIHDDAFGAELAERFPLERRKTPFVYEETFEVLDQLKGKYKLLLLTNGSPDLQNTKLDITSELVPYFDEIVISGAFGRGKPDPSIFDHALSLMDLKKDEAIMVGDNLMTDILGSSRIGMKSVWINRHDKERNEVIPTYEITHLSELHSILDELNS; encoded by the coding sequence ATGATTAAAGCAGTATTTTTCGACTTAGATGACACGCTACTTTGGGATCAAAAAAGCGTAAAAGAAGCATTCGTTGCAACATGTACATATGCAAGTGAGAAATATAACCTAAAACCTGAAGAACTAGAAGAAGCAGTGCGTAAAGAAGCAAGAGAATTATATACTTCGTATGAAACCTATGAATTTACGCAAATGATTGGCATTAATCCATTTGAAGGGTTATGGGGAAATTTTTTAGACGATCACGATGAATTCCGCAAAATGAAAGATATTGTTCCTACTTATCGCAAAGAAGCATGGACTCGGGGCCTTCGTGCACTAGGAATTCATGATGATGCCTTTGGAGCGGAACTAGCCGAGCGTTTTCCGTTAGAGCGCCGAAAAACACCTTTTGTATACGAAGAAACGTTTGAGGTGCTTGATCAATTAAAAGGAAAGTACAAGCTGTTACTGTTAACAAACGGTTCACCTGACTTACAAAATACCAAATTAGACATTACATCAGAACTAGTTCCATATTTTGATGAGATTGTGATTTCAGGTGCATTTGGTCGCGGTAAGCCTGATCCATCTATTTTCGACCATGCTTTATCACTTATGGATCTAAAGAAAGATGAAGCAATTATGGTTGGAGATAATTTAATGACAGATATATTGGGTTCTTCTCGCATTGGGATGAAATCTGTATGGATTAATCGTCATGATAAAGAGCGAAATGAAGTCATTCCTACTTATGAAATTACCCATTTAAGTGAATTGCATTCGATTTTAGATGAACTAAATTCATAA
- a CDS encoding Nramp family divalent metal transporter, with translation MKDQNGSKALSAMQLSAQDVLSGKTKGLKRLLPFLGPAFIAAVAYIDPGNFATNIAAGSQYGYMLLWVVLISNLMAVLIQSLSAKLGIATGLNLPEIAQEHFPSFVSIGLWIQGELVIMATDLAEFIGAALGIYLLFHIPLFPAALIAAVGSFAILELQRRGVRLLEAAIAAMVFIVVLAFGTQMFLAHPDGASVVHGLFVPQFHGTDSVLLASGILGATVMPHAIYLHSALTQRRVVGSTEAEKKAIFRFEFIDIVIAMIIAGAINASMLIVAAALFFKNGLNVQDLDVAFTQFEHLIGPFAAIAFGVGLLSSGLSSSSVGTMSGDVIMQGFIKRRIPLYLRRFITIIPPLLIIGLGVNPTSALIVSQVILSFGIAFALVPLIMFTSNKKIMGGLVNHKATTTVAWVIAALVICLNIFLIYQTIA, from the coding sequence ATGAAAGATCAAAACGGCAGTAAAGCATTATCAGCTATGCAGCTAAGTGCTCAAGATGTATTGTCGGGTAAAACAAAAGGACTCAAGCGATTATTGCCCTTTTTAGGGCCTGCTTTTATCGCAGCGGTTGCCTATATTGACCCAGGGAATTTTGCTACTAACATTGCAGCGGGATCTCAATATGGATACATGCTGCTTTGGGTTGTGTTAATTTCTAACTTAATGGCTGTCTTAATTCAATCGTTATCGGCTAAATTAGGTATTGCAACTGGCTTGAATTTACCTGAGATAGCACAAGAACACTTCCCGTCGTTCGTTTCTATTGGGCTTTGGATACAAGGGGAATTGGTCATTATGGCGACGGATTTAGCGGAATTTATTGGAGCTGCTCTTGGAATTTATTTATTATTTCATATTCCTTTGTTCCCAGCTGCACTTATCGCAGCGGTAGGTTCCTTTGCTATTTTAGAATTACAAAGACGAGGTGTTCGACTGCTAGAAGCGGCTATTGCGGCGATGGTTTTTATTGTGGTGTTAGCTTTTGGGACTCAGATGTTTCTTGCGCATCCAGACGGCGCAAGTGTTGTCCACGGCTTATTTGTCCCTCAGTTTCATGGAACAGACAGCGTGTTATTAGCTTCTGGAATTTTAGGGGCTACAGTTATGCCACACGCGATTTATTTGCACTCGGCTCTTACGCAGCGCCGTGTGGTAGGCTCTACAGAAGCGGAGAAAAAAGCGATTTTTCGCTTTGAATTTATTGATATTGTTATTGCCATGATTATTGCTGGTGCAATCAATGCAAGCATGCTGATTGTAGCAGCCGCTCTATTCTTTAAAAACGGACTAAACGTTCAAGATTTGGACGTGGCTTTTACACAATTTGAACATTTAATTGGTCCTTTTGCAGCTATTGCGTTCGGGGTTGGATTATTATCTTCAGGACTTTCAAGCTCTTCGGTCGGAACGATGTCTGGAGACGTCATCATGCAAGGGTTTATTAAACGCAGAATTCCTTTATACCTTCGCCGTTTCATTACAATTATTCCGCCGCTTTTGATTATCGGACTTGGCGTAAATCCAACAAGCGCACTAATTGTCAGTCAAGTTATTTTATCGTTCGGAATTGCATTTGCGCTTGTACCTCTTATCATGTTCACAAGTAATAAAAAAATCATGGGCGGGTTGGTTAATCATAAAGCAACAACTACTGTAGCTTGGGTAATAGCTGCACTAGTCATTTGTTTAAATATCTTTTTGATTTATCAAACGATAGCATAG
- a CDS encoding PD-(D/E)XK nuclease family protein, which produces MFQITDFPEFSWSYSRHKMITQCKRKYAYHYYVSHNGWLDSASAQSQRAYRLKKVSTLSMYAGQAVRQVITEAISDYTSTQLVPNEQNLVEKVQQLLNNALRDSTDYGELWYHKPAQYKMLLEFYENGYISKKDLKDMQKRVHICVHHFLQSKSFCDMLSSPFLEVESHQSFRSINVYDHKVYAPFHSLFKNPTTEEFTIVDWKTSKQTKDDLFQLAIYALYVLAEYNISVDRIKVRNEYLLSGSSRTYQLTLHEIEAILWKIDTSIDYMKTFLEHSEVNQPLPLEHFPQADTPASCHGCAFKELCQTG; this is translated from the coding sequence TTGTTTCAAATCACTGATTTCCCTGAATTTTCATGGTCATACTCTAGGCACAAAATGATCACACAGTGTAAACGAAAGTATGCATATCATTATTATGTCTCACACAATGGATGGCTTGACAGCGCTTCTGCACAGTCTCAGAGAGCTTATCGTTTAAAAAAGGTTTCTACTCTGTCTATGTATGCGGGACAAGCCGTGCGTCAAGTTATTACAGAGGCCATTTCTGACTATACATCTACACAGCTTGTCCCGAATGAACAGAACTTAGTCGAGAAAGTGCAGCAACTACTAAATAACGCACTGCGTGATTCTACTGACTATGGAGAGCTTTGGTATCATAAGCCTGCTCAGTATAAGATGCTTTTAGAATTCTACGAAAATGGCTATATTTCTAAAAAAGATCTTAAAGACATGCAAAAACGGGTACACATTTGTGTACATCACTTTTTACAAAGTAAATCGTTTTGCGACATGTTATCTTCACCTTTTTTGGAAGTAGAGTCTCATCAGTCGTTTCGTTCCATAAATGTGTATGATCATAAAGTATATGCGCCTTTTCATTCTCTTTTTAAAAATCCAACCACAGAAGAATTTACGATTGTTGATTGGAAAACAAGTAAACAAACAAAAGATGATTTGTTTCAACTGGCGATATACGCCCTCTACGTGCTAGCTGAATATAATATTTCTGTGGATCGGATAAAAGTCCGAAACGAATACTTGCTTTCAGGCAGCTCGCGTACGTATCAGCTTACCCTTCACGAAATTGAAGCGATTCTTTGGAAAATTGATACAAGCATTGATTATATGAAAACTTTTTTGGAACACTCAGAGGTAAATCAGCCTCTTCCGCTTGAGCATTTCCCTCAAGCAGATACGCCCGCTTCCTGTCACGGCTGTGCATTTAAAGAATTATGCCAAACCGGATAA
- a CDS encoding GNAT family N-acetyltransferase — MQIRELELHDAANFVDLLKQIEEESKFMLFESGERKLSTDQQEKNIEIFKQQPNSTIIVAEENEMLVGYIAATGGEANRNAHIAALILGIRKTFQNQGIGTSLFAALEEWAREHHIHRLELTVAVQHEKALSLYDKVGFEIEGTKKHSLRIGGLFIDEYYMSKLLN, encoded by the coding sequence ATGCAAATTAGAGAACTAGAATTACATGATGCTGCAAACTTTGTAGATTTACTTAAACAGATTGAAGAAGAAAGTAAGTTTATGCTGTTTGAAAGCGGAGAGCGAAAACTGAGCACAGATCAGCAGGAGAAAAACATCGAAATCTTTAAGCAACAGCCAAACTCTACTATTATTGTAGCGGAAGAAAACGAGATGCTTGTGGGATATATAGCTGCAACAGGAGGTGAAGCTAACCGAAACGCTCACATCGCTGCTCTGATATTAGGTATTCGAAAAACGTTTCAAAATCAAGGGATTGGTACGTCTCTATTCGCTGCTCTTGAAGAATGGGCAAGAGAACACCATATTCACCGTCTTGAGCTCACAGTTGCTGTACAGCATGAGAAGGCTCTTTCTTTATATGATAAAGTAGGTTTTGAAATTGAAGGAACGAAAAAACATTCACTTCGAATTGGCGGTTTGTTCATTGATGAGTACTATATGTCTAAATTGCTGAACTAA
- the uraH gene encoding hydroxyisourate hydrolase — MTKITTHILDLTHGCPAAFVTVDFYHIQSESKRIKISHGTTNEDGRLANPLFSSEAFESGEYELLFHIGEYYKKQEVQTTNPPFLNQVSVRVGLSSEQEHYHVPLLVSPWGYQIYRGS, encoded by the coding sequence ATGACTAAAATTACAACGCATATTTTAGACCTTACTCACGGATGTCCGGCTGCTTTTGTCACAGTTGATTTCTATCATATCCAGTCAGAAAGTAAACGAATAAAGATTTCGCATGGTACTACAAATGAAGACGGGAGGTTAGCAAACCCTCTCTTCTCTTCTGAAGCGTTTGAGTCGGGAGAGTATGAACTTCTGTTTCATATTGGGGAGTATTATAAAAAACAAGAAGTTCAAACAACAAATCCGCCCTTTTTAAATCAAGTTTCTGTTCGAGTCGGATTGTCTTCTGAACAAGAACATTATCACGTCCCTTTGCTTGTGTCACCGTGGGGATACCAAATTTACAGAGGAAGTTAA